The following coding sequences lie in one Haematobia irritans isolate KBUSLIRL chromosome 3, ASM5000362v1, whole genome shotgun sequence genomic window:
- the e(y)3 gene encoding PHD finger protein enhancer of yellow 3, translated as MNVTNRRKSTDTETPPSTQTQQHHQQLIAYITCRQAATVSGRGNQSHQEGDQEQLVTSTSTDSLLPLQAEGEGEEVSIVLDAVDNSSTEHITSSTQNYDFVNESLDEMVMPSTSENASLEGPGTSSSANVIHTNSSSNNNRSIRSFSSEMVARDINKTLNDVSGRGNNRASVDIGSRLRDLEDQSTSSGNSSIVEPISSHIDKNKIILKLPKISGCESHIISTTEDDTRKVEPLKINLHNTQHHQHSSSGVHHTPKITIKPILKENITETLVSSEECSSSAEDEMVSKLSNTELHILPKLTIRAKNEDYGSAQTSVVPKLTIKINDSNPAESLSTASAAANTPPLPKLTIKTGQDGQPESIITNVSPASSTTSSSSSMASSNSSSSVNFLMATSSMSIPKLTIKPLQKLDPGQANEQHPGIPKLCIKTNKLCTDTEEEPVHTKIPKLTIKTGQEHAVIITQHSDNVKSTGIPKMTIKTKSLDTLDEMEITGSPMVEKIPKLTIKTSATNELSTKICINKVSSGDGETMSPKHTASKIGVSRHTNQKENVLAMERIETESSGKTLSTEQFKKVAKASASNRLPSTEDSCISDDLEDEFEEQIVSSNKTVPKLTIKNVGSPQQKIKFVVDSDPKSDKMTVPMAVTEDVDDFNDLLTVDNVGGESSNSQEFCGFNDNINDCSQNKEIVLVESESVCENEVPRRQSDDMDIDETLRDQHEPKMFQNVTHIDTHSLSDLATTDGTGLNGKVPSSVSARLGDIIDTVDLTSSAGSSPSQRFDYNDVAEEDTPNTAESVSEVNTNVAPSTNILLECLQRDTSVIQNTQQLLTQNESNQILPPLQPKPPNALNKSPASLKYPQLAERLLAANGPTVETTDIRTSIANTDMTENIIDSIEILDTPEGSRRNSLDNNSLVNEEPFNDKLQAVNGLHLSEEHQQVGINNNSLNLKRHISEECKETNDLHMDTSDGIADIPSKLRKLQDDSCQDSSSVKLNSLHMYLQPNIASNHQRIRKQKHEHLLQIPLNEVDDVIHTNSNESLDLQIDNSLNPKQDTSGVVKKRGRPRKSDITVTSQNAKDDSDSRDDNKSRKVQLLRKRLAIDMVNVEQPITEITDNTGTEESIVGSNSEQMSEGQKRERSLRTPLRTSRRSNTPISFKNELKITKNKSSSALTLPNRKTSKEAGSENEFNHFLESNSSVSSVSSNCLSASNTNITNISNSVTNSMNSQIDLTISSSSSNSNGSTTNTVTTVEATTIHGCTFTVNTDSNVNGGSNIGCNSNNSMLPPTTILSSSDPLPDVIFKQNDFSSIIVTQQLRGTNFAPNQEEERRENNRSAENSEDDSASSSSLPATPGRSRGRMRGSRGRGSGRGNRFHNMANDGLNTKSLNRPRCPGALKQPSEAEGVKELYNSSPQVFEEDTRMSADLSQTTMPQQQQSPSYTSQPEFFTNEESQSSIISNTSILDPSSTAQVGASAKKPIKKKKMEVCVSEDADFTVASIAEYDWPPSKGSCPSKNRDTFMIQEQVAMYLGIKSFKRKYPDLPRRQVDMEERNWLQEKGLVSEKMCDLGITAVWASDILDIMYTDFYDKYEEYKDFVRQKHLREIEAKQKSLGLNVAGRGLQARERALLSTSKWNSYFNRTRKEERLSFLDLQTLVVNKPSPSSAPLSTIPNRPVAEAVALAAKKEHIDQPPTLLKPRVYEPMGSRDIYYPLSLVPGQFCEKYHIYTPSELRCMPLNTVLDPIFQPWHGKETGINSSDTDSAIESIDKTDINDSSLKRRHNKRLLRRKRQLDNHHNDEFKVPPIPGAPAEATSSSESSSSSDSSSSETDTDSSCSSSSSDESSGEEDTPATCEVCLRPHNRNLNNLPELFVQCYTCRRKVHPSCIEMPHRMSLRVRNYNWQCAECKCCVKCKSRQDQNKMLFCEQCDRGYHIYCLEIKAVPDGRWSCNRCSICMRCGVTKPEGYIPQTKQKKVKWVNEYRVDHITKIKEHYSMLCIPCGRMKSSKRVQIACQNNTTTFLTSPCSISDSSSNSLINSTVTSASSPQPSQATATSCGDSINSLNTKETNGNCAVQEITTSAEDSCSPENKDPATYSLGSSNFTSSVIATTTNTTTVTSTHNTTGGPPPVVA; from the exons atgaatgtaacaaATCGCCGAAAATCAACGGACACAGAAACACCCCCTTCAACACAGACACAACAACACCATCAACAATTAATAGCTTATATAACTTGTCGGCAAGCTGCCACTGTTTCCGGTAGGGGAAACCAATCTCATCAAGAGGGTGATCAGGAACAGTTGGTAACTTCAACTTCCACTGATAGTTTGTTACCCCTGCAGGCGGAGGGTGAAGGGGAGGAAGTATCCATCGTATTAGATGCCGTCGATAATTCGTCGACAGAGCACATTACAAGTAGTACACAGAATTATGATTTTGTAAATGAGTCTCTAGATGAAATGGTTATGCCGTCTACGTCTGAAAACGCGAGTTTAGAAGGGCCGGGTACATCATCATCCGCAAATGTAATACATACAAATAGTAGTAGTAACAATAATCGCTCCATAAGATCGTTCTCCAGCGAAATGGTAGCTAGAGATATTAATAAAACCCTAAACGATGTATCTGGCCGCGGAAACAACAGGGCTTCAGTGGATATTGGCTCCAGACTGCGGGATTTGGAAGATCAGTCTACGTCTTCTGGTAATAGTAGTATAGTGGAACCGATATCATCGCacatcgataaaaataaaattattttaaaactgCCGAAAATAAGCGGATGTGAATCTCACATAATTTCCACGACGGAAGATGATACGCGCAAAGTGGAACCTTTGAAGATAAATCTCCACAATACCCAACATCACCAACACTCTTCTTCTGGCGTACACCATACACCCAAAATAACTATAAAgcctattttaaaagaaaatattacagAGACTTTGGTATCTTCAGAAGAATGCTCCTCTTCGGCTGAGGATGAAATGGTTTCCAAATTGAGCAATACCGAACTTCATATTTTACCAAAGTTAACAATTAGGGCTAAAAATGAAGATTATGGATCAGCTCAAACAAGTGTTGTTCCGAAACTTACTATAAAAATCAATGACTCGAATCCAGCAGAATCATTAAGCACGGCGTCGGCAGCTGCTAATACACCACCATTACCAAAGTTAACCATAAAGACGGGACAAGATGGACAACCAGAGTCCATAATTACAAATGTGTCACCAGCTTCTTCCACCACGTCATCGTCATCCTCGATGGCCTCATCAAATTCATCATCGAGTGTGAACTTTTTGATGGCAACGTCGTCAATGTCAATACCCAAATTAACCATAAAACCGCTCCAGAAATTGGATCCTGGTCAAGCCAACGAACAACATCCTGGTATACCAAAGTTGTGTATCAAGACGAACAAGCTGTGTACAGACACAGAAGAAGAACCAGTACATACAAAAATACCAAAACTTACAATAAAAACGGGACAAGAACATGCTGTCATAATTACCCAGCATAGTGACAATGTGAAATCAACAGGGATACCCAAAATGACAATAAAAACAAAGTCTTTGGATACACTTGATGAAATGGAAATCACGGGATCGCCTATGGTCGAAAAAATACCTAAACTTACAATTAAAACTTCTGCCACAAATGAGTTATCCACCAAGATTTGTATAAACAAAGTTTCTTCGGGGGATGGTGAAACCATGTCCCCAAAGCATACAGCGTCAAAAATTGGCGTCAGTCGACATACTAACCAGAAAGAGAATGTATTGGCCATGGAAAGAATTGAAACAGAAAGCTCAGGCAAAACTCTATCCACGgaacaatttaaaaaagttgCAAAGGCATCTGCATCAAATCGATTACCATCGACGGAAGACAGTTGCATTAGCGATGATCTAGAagatgaatttgaagaacaaatAGTCAGCAGTAATAAAACGGTGCCCAAGCTTACTATAAAGAATGTAGGATCGCCTCagcagaaaattaaatttgtcgTTGACTCGGATCCGAAATCTGATAAAATGACAGTGCCAATGGCCGTTACAGAAGATGTCGATGATTTTAACGATTTATTGACTGTGGACAATGTTGGCGGAGAATCAAGTAATTCTCAAGAGTTTTGTGGCTTTAACGACAATATCAATGATTGCTCGCAGAATAAGGAAATTGTCTTAGTTGAATCTGAATCAGTTTGTGAAAACGAAGTGCCTCGACGCCAATCCGATGACATGGATATCGATGAAACATTGAGAGATCAACATGagccaaaaatgtttcaaaatgttaCTCATATAGATACACACTCTCTTTCAGACTTGGCCACTACCGATGGAACAGGATTAAATGGTAAAGTTCCTTCGAGTGTTAGTGCTAGGCTTGGAGATATTATAGATACAGTCGATTTGACGTCCTCAGCTGGTAGCTCACCGTCTCAACGTTTTGATTACAATGATGTTGCCGAAGAAGACACTCCCAATACTGCGGAATCAGTGTCAGAGGTAAATACGAATGTTGCGCCttcgacaaacattttattggaATGCCTGCAGAGAGATACTTCGGTGATACAAAATACACAGCAATTGCTTACGCAAAATGAAAGTAATCAAATACTGCCACCTTTGCAGCCTAAACCACCTAACGCCTTAAATAAGTCTCCAGCTTCCCTTAAGTATCCACAACTTGCGGAAAGATTATTGGCGGCGAACGGTCCAACAGTTGAAACCACCGATATCAGGACCAGCATTGCAAATACTGACATGACAGAGAATATTATAGACTCTATAGAAATCCTTGATACACCAGAGGGTAGTCGTCGAAATTCTTTAGATAACAACTCCCTTGTAAATGAAGAACCTTTTAATGATAAGCTTCAAGCGGTGAATGGTCTACATCTCTCTGAAGAGCACCAGCAAGTTGGTATTAACAACAATAGTCTAAATTTGAAGCGACACATCTCTGAAGAGTGTAAGGAAACAAATGATCTACATATGGATACATCTGATGGCATTGCTGACATACCTTCTAAGTTGCGTAAACTACAAGATGACAGTTGCCAGGATTCCTCAAGTGTTAAACTTAACTCCTTACATATGTATTTGCAGCCTAATATAGCTTCTAATCATCAGCGAATACGTAAACAAAAACATGAGCATTTATTACAAATTCCCTTGAATGAAGTTGATGATGTTATTCACACCAATTCGAATGAGAGCCTAGATCTTCAAATTGATAATAGCCTTAACCCAAAACAGGACACTTCTGGGGTTGTAAAGAAAAGAGGTAGACCTAGAAAGTCGGACATTACTGTAACCTCACAAAATGCCAAAGATGATTCTGATTCACGAGATGATAACAAATCTCGTAAAGTTCAATTGTTGCGAAAAAGATTAGCCATTGATATGGTAAATGTAGAGCAACCCATAACGGAAATTACTGACAATACGGGCACAGAAGAGAGTATAGTGGGTAGTAATAGTGAACAGATGTCAGAAGGACAAAAACGGGAACGCAGCTTACGAACACCCTTAAGGACCTCAAGAAGGAGTAATACCCCGATTAGTTTTAAAAATGAGCTAAAAATTACCAAGAATAAATCATCATCCGCCTTGACCCTGCCAAATAGAAAAACATCGAAAGAAGCTGGTTCTGAAAACGAGTTTAATCACTTCCTCGAATCCAATTCGTCGGTGTCATCCGTTAGTTCCAATTGTTTGTCCGCATCAAATACAAATATTACCAACATCTCAAATAGTGTGACCAACTCTATGAATTCACAAATTGATTTGACTATATCGTCGTCATCAAGTAATAGCAATGGAAGTACAACGAATACCGTTACCACAGTGGAGGCTACAACAATACACGGCTGCACATTCACAGTCAATACTGATTCGAATGTGAATGGTGGAAGCAATATTGGATGTAATAGCAACAATTCAATGCTTCCTCCCACAACGATTTTGTCATCGTCTGATCCTTTGCCAGATgtaatattcaaacaaaatgATTTCTCATCTATAATTGTAACGCAGCAATTGCGAGGAACTAATTTTGCTCCAAATCAAGAAGAGGAACGTCGAGAAAATAATAGAAGCGCCGAAAACTCGGAAG atgacTCAGCGAGTTCCTCTTCGCTGCCCGCGACACCAGGACGAAGTCGTGGCCGTATGCGGGGATCTCGAGGTCGTGGCTCCGGTCGTGGTAATCGATTTCATAATATGGCTAATGATGGTTTaaacacaaaatctttgaatcgacCTCGCTGTCCCGGAGCTCTAAAACAACCATCCGAAGCTGAGGGAGTTAAAGAGTTATACAATTCG TCTCCCCAGGTATTTGAAGAAGACACCCGTATGAGTGCCGATTTGAGTCAAACGACAATGCCGCAACAACAGCAATCACCTTCGTATACAAG TCAACCTGAGTTTTTCACCAATGAAGAATCCCAGTCATCTATTATTAGTAATACCAGCATTTTAGATCCAAGCAGTACAGCTCAAGTTGGTGCCTCGGCAAAGAAACCTATCAAAAAGAAGAAGATGGAAGTTTGTGTTTCTGAAGA CGCCGACTTTACAGTAGCTTCTATTGCCGAATATGATTGGCCCCCTTCAAAAGGTTCTTGTCCCTCGAAAAATCGTGATACATTTATGATACAGGAACAAGTAGCTATGTATTTGGGTATCAAAAGTTTCAAACGAAAATATCCTGATTTACCACGACGTCAAGTTGACATGGAGGAACGTAACTGGTTGCAAGAAAAAGGTTTAGTGTCTGAAAAAATGTGTGATTTGGGTATAACGGCCGTATGGGCTTCGGATATATTGGACATAATGTATACGGATTTCTATGACAAGTATGAGGAATACAAAGATTTCGTTAGACAAAAACATTTACGTGAAATAGAGGCTAAACAAAAATCACTTGGACTAAATGTAGCTGGCAGAGGCTTGCAGGCAAGGGAAAGAGCTTTGCTCTCTACCAGCAAAtggaactcgtactttaatagaAC gcGAAAAGAAGAACGACTTTCGTTTCTGGATCTTCAAACATTGGTCGTTAATAAACCCTCTCCATCATCAGCTCCTTTGTCAACCATACCTAACCGTCCAGTAGCTGAAGCTGTGGCATTAGCTGCAAAGAAAGAACACATTGACCAACCGCCTACATTATTAAAACCTCGTGTTTATGAGCCCATGGGTTCAAGAGATATTTATTATCCGCTGTCATTGGTGCCAGGTCAATTCTGCGAAAAATACCACATCTACACACCTAGTGAATTGCG aTGCATGCCACTTAACACAGTCCTGGATCCAATTTTCCAGCCATGGCATGGCAAAGAAACTGGAATTAACAGTTCGGACACAGATTCTGCTATAGAAAGTATTGACAAGACTGATATAAACGACTCATCATTAAAGAGACGGCACAATAAACGCCTATTGAGACGAAAGCGACAACTTGATAATCATCATAACGATGAATTTAAAGTTCCACCGATTCCTGGAGCTCCTGCGGAAGCAACAAGTTCTTCAGAGTCTTCGTCCTCATCGGATAGTTCTTCATCTGAAACT GATACCGATTCTTCATGTTCTTCATCATCATCAGATGAATCTTCTGGCGAGGAAGATACTCCCGCAACCTGTGAAGTTTGTTTACGTCCCCATAATCGTAATCTCAACAATCTGCCTGAATTGTTTGTACAATGTTACACTTGCAGACGTAAAG ttcatccCAGCTGTATCGAAATGCCACATCGTATGAGTTTACGGGTTCGGAATTATAACTGGCAATGTGCTGAATGTAAATGTTGTGTTAAATGCAAAAGTAGGCAGGAtcagaataaaatgttgttttgtgAACAATGTGACAGAGGTTATCACATATATTGTCTTGAAATTAAGGCCGTGCCTGATG GTCGTTGGAGCTGCAATCGTTGTAGTATATGTATGCGTTGTGGTGTAACTAAACCCGAAGGTTATATACCgcaaacaaaacagaaaaaagtcaAATGGGTCAATGAATATAGAGTGGATcatataactaaaattaaagaacatTATTCTATGTTATGCATCCCTTGTGGAAGGATGAAAAGCAGCAAGCGTGTGCAAATAGCTTGTCAAAATAATACAACAACATTTTTGACGTCGCCATGTAGCATTAGCGATTCCAGTTCTAATTCTCTAATAAATTCCACAGTTACTTCAGCATCCTCACCTCAACCATCACAAGCAACAGCTACATCTTGTGGAGATTCAATAAATAGCCTTAACACAAAAGAAACCAATGGTAACTGTGCAGTCCAAGAAATAACTACATCTGCTGAGGATTCCTGTTCTCCAGAGAATAAAGACCCTGCCACATATTCATTGGGTTCAAGCAATTTTACCTCATCTGTAATAGCTACAACAACCAACACAACAACAGTGACATCTACGCACAACACAACTGGAGGCCCTCCCCCCGTGGTTGCCTGA
- the LOC142230765 gene encoding uncharacterized protein LOC142230765 gives MDGSFSTSSMARSQKCLLEQANDDEDDDFEPGSFSATAHKKIRPKPLQRRYKATNDDEDDEGDEDDEPGSFSATAHKTSRNKKPFDDPRYATDHYGRGFWNYVMKNLLCQTKAI, from the exons atgGATGGCTCTTTCTCTACGAGCTCAATGGCTCGAAGCCAAAAATGTTTATTGGAGCAAGCGA ACGATGATGAGGACGATGATTTTGAACCAGGGTCATTTTCTGCCACGGCCCACAAAAAAATTCGCCCGAAACCCTTACAACGGCGTTATAAAGCTACGA ACGATGATGAGGACGACGAGGGCGACGAGGACGATGAACCAGGGTCATTTTCGGCCACGGCCCACAAAACAAGTCGTAATAAAAAACCATTTGATGATCCTC GATACGCAACAGACCATTATGGACGAGGTTTTTGGAATTACGTAATGAAGAACCTGCTCTGTCAGACGAAAGCGatataa